A genomic segment from Flavobacterium sp. 9R encodes:
- the argB gene encoding acetylglutamate kinase has protein sequence MEQLTIVKIGGNIIDNPAELQQFITDFSKIEGYKVLVHGGGKSATKMAKSIGLVPQMIDGRRITDQPMLDVVVMIYAGEINKNIVAQLHANGTNAMGFSGADGNLIQSTKRNHPTIDYGFVGDVQKVNTSLLETLIKNEITPVFCAITHDKQGQLLNTNADTIASELAIALSEVFEVTLTYCFEKSGVLYDAEDDTSVIENINKELYDQLKTEGAIHSGMIPKLDNCFNSLSKGVHKIKIGHHRLLKDNNILCTSITL, from the coding sequence ATGGAACAACTAACAATAGTAAAAATCGGTGGCAATATCATCGATAATCCAGCCGAACTACAACAATTTATTACCGATTTTTCAAAAATAGAAGGCTATAAAGTGTTGGTGCACGGCGGAGGAAAATCAGCTACCAAAATGGCGAAAAGTATTGGTTTAGTCCCTCAAATGATTGATGGAAGACGCATCACCGACCAACCTATGCTTGACGTTGTGGTGATGATTTATGCCGGCGAAATCAACAAAAACATCGTAGCACAATTACACGCAAATGGTACTAATGCTATGGGCTTTTCTGGGGCAGATGGCAACTTGATTCAGTCTACCAAAAGAAATCATCCCACGATTGATTACGGTTTTGTGGGAGATGTGCAAAAAGTAAACACCTCGCTGCTAGAAACATTGATAAAAAACGAGATTACCCCTGTTTTTTGTGCTATTACACACGACAAACAAGGACAATTATTGAATACGAATGCTGATACGATTGCCAGTGAATTAGCCATTGCTTTGTCGGAAGTTTTTGAAGTAACTTTAACGTATTGCTTCGAAAAATCGGGAGTTTTGTATGATGCAGAAGACGACACTTCTGTCATTGAAAACATCAATAAAGAACTGTATGACCAATTAAAAACAGAAGGCGCCATACATTCAGGAATGATTCCAAAACTCGACAATTGCTTTAACAGCTTGTCCAAAGGCGTTCATAAAATAAAAATTGGACATCACAGACTATTGAAAGACAACAACATACTTTGTACGAGTATAACATTATAG
- a CDS encoding glutamate-5-semialdehyde dehydrogenase gives MNTLLTIEKRNAVLTTMAALLAQERTALKSSNQQDLANYSGEDLAMEKRLLVDDAKIDGMILSLQQLASQEDPVGKIRFEFVHDNGLKIYNKTAAFGTILIIYESRPDVTVEAGGIAFKSGNKILLKGGKESLLSNQKIVSLWHQALESNDVATDWVEYLNYDRAQTQVFLEKPTQKVDLIVPRGGEKLIEFTKKHATCPVIVSGRGNNFVYVNADADLDKATAVIINAKTSNISVCNALDKVVIDVNLPNWEVFSNQLIRALQERKVTVLGDATIAKTTQISQIDSDDIWYEEFLDYKIVIGTVSSNQEAIAKINKYCGGHSAAIITESETTAQEFMDNVDTSSVYHNASTRFTDGGQFGLGGELAISTDKLHQRGPIGLQHLVTNKWYVYGEGQVR, from the coding sequence ATGAATACACTACTAACCATCGAAAAGAGAAACGCCGTTTTAACCACGATGGCGGCTTTGCTAGCGCAGGAACGAACGGCATTGAAAAGTAGTAACCAACAAGATTTAGCCAATTATTCTGGAGAAGATTTGGCGATGGAAAAACGTTTGTTGGTCGATGATGCCAAAATTGACGGTATGATTTTGTCCTTGCAACAATTGGCCAGTCAAGAAGACCCTGTGGGGAAAATTCGCTTTGAATTTGTTCACGATAATGGTCTTAAAATTTATAATAAAACTGCTGCATTTGGCACTATTTTAATTATTTATGAGTCCCGACCTGATGTAACAGTTGAAGCGGGTGGTATTGCTTTTAAATCCGGAAATAAAATCCTTTTAAAAGGCGGCAAAGAGTCATTACTGTCGAATCAAAAAATTGTAAGTCTTTGGCATCAAGCTTTGGAAAGCAATGATGTAGCAACGGATTGGGTGGAATACCTGAATTACGATAGAGCACAAACCCAAGTTTTTTTGGAAAAACCAACTCAAAAGGTTGATTTGATTGTGCCTCGTGGCGGAGAAAAATTAATTGAATTCACCAAAAAACACGCTACTTGTCCAGTGATTGTTAGTGGTCGTGGAAATAACTTTGTGTACGTAAATGCTGATGCTGACTTAGACAAAGCAACAGCAGTGATTATTAATGCAAAGACCTCAAATATATCAGTTTGCAATGCTTTAGATAAAGTAGTAATTGATGTTAATTTACCGAATTGGGAAGTCTTTTCTAACCAATTAATTCGTGCTTTGCAGGAACGAAAAGTGACTGTTTTGGGAGATGCCACAATTGCCAAAACAACTCAAATTTCCCAAATTGATTCAGACGACATTTGGTATGAAGAATTTTTGGATTACAAAATTGTAATTGGCACTGTTTCTTCTAATCAAGAAGCAATAGCTAAAATCAATAAATATTGCGGAGGTCACTCAGCTGCTATCATCACCGAAAGTGAAACAACAGCCCAAGAATTTATGGATAACGTTGATACTTCATCCGTTTATCATAATGCTTCGACTCGTTTTACCGATGGAGGGCAATTTGGTTTAGGTGGAGAACTCGCTATCAGCACAGACAAATTACACCAACGCGGTCCCATTGGTTTACAACATTTGGTCACCAACAAATGGTATGTTTACGGAGAAGGACAGGTTCGGTAG
- the argH gene encoding argininosuccinate lyase, whose protein sequence is MKLWEKGIPTDKQIEHFTVGNDRELDLVLAKYDALGSIAHAKMLAQIGLLDATEANDLVLALQDIITTIEKGDFEIEDSFEDVHSKIEYLLTEKLGDAGKKIHTARSRNDQVLVDVNLYLKDVVIALKEQVKTLFDLLMESAEQYQNVLLPGYTHLQIAMPSSFGMWFSAYAETLIDDITMLNAALKVVDQNPLGSAAGYGSSFPINRTFTTKELGFATLKFNSVAAQMSRGKSEKTVAFAMSSVAATLAKFSMDVCLYMSQNFDFISLPAHLTTGSSIMPHKKNPDVFELIRGKCNKIQALPYEITLITNNLPSGYHREFQLLKEGLFPAIQNLKACLDIAIFSIKDIKVKDNILADPKYNYLFTVDTLNEMVVAGMPFRDAYKAVAEQLENGTYQSPKATQHTHEGSINNLCLTEIKEKMQNAF, encoded by the coding sequence ATGAAACTCTGGGAAAAAGGAATACCAACCGACAAACAAATCGAACATTTTACGGTAGGAAATGACCGTGAATTGGATTTGGTTTTGGCTAAATACGATGCTTTAGGCTCTATCGCTCACGCTAAAATGTTGGCTCAAATAGGATTATTGGATGCTACAGAAGCTAATGACTTAGTTTTGGCCTTACAAGATATAATTACAACTATTGAAAAAGGAGATTTCGAAATCGAAGACAGCTTTGAAGACGTACATTCCAAAATAGAATACTTATTGACAGAAAAACTAGGCGACGCTGGTAAAAAAATACACACGGCACGTTCTCGAAATGACCAAGTATTAGTAGATGTCAATTTGTATTTAAAAGATGTGGTTATAGCCCTCAAAGAACAAGTAAAAACGCTTTTCGATTTGTTGATGGAATCCGCTGAGCAGTATCAAAATGTACTGTTACCTGGCTATACGCATTTACAAATCGCTATGCCATCTTCCTTTGGTATGTGGTTTTCTGCTTACGCCGAAACTTTGATAGATGATATCACGATGTTGAATGCAGCATTGAAAGTGGTAGATCAAAATCCGTTAGGTTCAGCCGCAGGATATGGCAGCTCCTTCCCTATCAACCGAACCTTTACCACTAAGGAATTAGGCTTTGCTACCTTAAAATTCAATTCGGTAGCAGCACAAATGAGCCGTGGCAAATCCGAAAAAACAGTCGCTTTTGCTATGAGTAGCGTGGCTGCAACTTTAGCAAAATTCTCTATGGACGTGTGTCTATATATGAGCCAAAACTTTGATTTTATTAGTTTACCAGCGCATTTAACTACTGGTTCAAGCATTATGCCTCACAAAAAGAATCCAGATGTTTTTGAATTAATTCGTGGGAAATGCAATAAAATTCAAGCTTTACCTTATGAAATCACTTTAATCACAAACAACCTTCCTAGTGGCTATCACCGTGAATTTCAATTGTTGAAAGAAGGATTATTTCCCGCTATACAAAATCTGAAAGCCTGTTTGGATATTGCCATTTTTTCCATCAAAGACATCAAGGTAAAAGACAACATTCTAGCCGACCCAAAATACAATTACCTATTTACCGTAGATACTTTAAACGAAATGGTAGTTGCAGGAATGCCTTTTAGAGATGCCTATAAAGCGGTAGCGGAACAATTAGAAAATGGCACGTACCAATCACCAAAAGCCACCCAACACACACACGAAGGAAGTATCAATAATTTGTGTTTGACTGAAATTAAAGAAAAAATGCAAAACGCTTTTTAA
- the proB gene encoding glutamate 5-kinase — MTKKRILLKLGSNTLTKETNHISRGKIEDIGMQIAALQDQYEFIIVSSGAIAAAKQFVKLDNNDQEVFVKQALASIGQPHLMRIYHENFSDLGLHISQCLLSYSDFEKEQSKVNIVNTINVLVKNNYIPIINENDTVATDEIKFGDNDKLAALAAVLLDVDILIIATNTNGIYTKTSINDALPSTIELVTDLSLLQKEIGDKKSSHGTGGMQSKIESAAIAKKANIETWIVNGLEDDFMRKALRNEIPFTKII, encoded by the coding sequence ATGACAAAAAAAAGAATATTATTAAAATTAGGCAGCAATACCTTAACCAAGGAAACCAATCATATCTCGAGAGGAAAGATTGAGGATATTGGAATGCAAATTGCCGCGCTACAAGACCAATACGAATTCATTATTGTAAGTTCTGGGGCGATTGCCGCTGCCAAACAGTTTGTTAAGCTAGACAATAATGACCAAGAAGTCTTTGTAAAACAAGCCTTGGCTTCCATTGGGCAACCCCATTTGATGCGTATTTACCACGAAAATTTCAGCGATTTAGGATTGCATATTTCACAATGTCTCCTCTCCTATTCTGATTTTGAAAAAGAACAATCCAAAGTCAATATCGTGAACACCATCAATGTGTTGGTCAAAAACAATTACATTCCCATCATTAATGAAAATGACACGGTGGCTACGGACGAAATCAAGTTTGGTGACAACGATAAATTAGCCGCTTTGGCAGCCGTATTGCTAGATGTCGATATTTTGATTATTGCTACGAATACCAATGGTATTTACACCAAAACTTCTATCAACGATGCACTTCCATCAACGATTGAACTAGTAACGGATTTGTCATTGTTACAAAAAGAAATAGGTGATAAAAAGTCGTCTCACGGAACTGGTGGTATGCAATCTAAAATAGAATCGGCAGCAATTGCCAAAAAAGCCAATATTGAGACTTGGATTGTGAATGGCCTAGAGGATGATTTTATGCGGAAAGCGCTGCGGAATGAAATCCCTTTCACTAAAATTATTTAA
- a CDS encoding DUF2157 domain-containing protein: protein MKTKTYKSKIATALLEKGFMTNKQLDTIEEYQKLGIFSLHTELRLLLYLSVLLFTSGVGILIYQNIDSIGHDAIIICLFLLITVCLYFCFKKAKGFHKEEIAFDNPIYDYLVLLVAILSCIFIGYLQFQYTLFGENYGIATLVPTILSFCYAYYFDNKSVLSIAVSGLAACIGLTVTPQKVLDTEFYSNDTLAFSAIGLGLLLILWTIYSSKIKLKMHFNLIYLTFALHLICIATISKLSEKEVPICFLFALLLGGVTYYFYKMSKEYDAISLFVFALLYGYVGFNVLLFEVIDAINFNGLWELLIYLFPAYFIGSIYLFIQSVKKFNQQKNE, encoded by the coding sequence ATGAAAACAAAAACTTACAAGAGTAAAATCGCAACTGCTTTGCTAGAAAAAGGCTTTATGACCAATAAACAGCTAGATACCATTGAAGAGTATCAAAAACTTGGCATTTTTTCTTTGCATACTGAATTAAGACTTCTGCTTTATTTATCAGTACTTCTTTTTACCTCAGGTGTTGGAATACTAATTTATCAAAACATTGACTCTATTGGTCACGATGCGATAATCATCTGTCTTTTTTTGCTAATTACCGTTTGTCTTTATTTTTGTTTCAAAAAAGCAAAAGGATTTCATAAAGAAGAAATTGCCTTTGATAATCCAATCTATGACTATTTAGTCTTGCTTGTTGCCATTCTAAGTTGTATTTTCATCGGGTATTTACAATTTCAATATACGCTCTTTGGTGAAAATTATGGAATAGCCACACTTGTCCCAACTATTCTTAGCTTTTGTTATGCCTATTATTTTGATAACAAAAGTGTCCTTAGCATTGCAGTTTCTGGTCTCGCAGCTTGTATCGGTCTGACAGTAACTCCACAGAAAGTTCTTGATACCGAATTTTATTCCAATGACACGCTAGCATTTTCTGCCATAGGTTTAGGGTTATTGCTTATTTTATGGACCATTTACAGTTCAAAAATTAAATTGAAAATGCATTTTAATTTGATTTATCTCACTTTCGCTCTACATCTAATTTGTATTGCTACAATTAGCAAACTTTCAGAAAAAGAAGTTCCAATATGTTTTCTATTTGCCTTGCTTTTAGGAGGAGTAACTTATTATTTTTACAAAATGAGTAAAGAATATGATGCCATTTCACTTTTTGTATTCGCTTTACTTTACGGTTATGTAGGCTTCAATGTGCTTTTATTCGAAGTAATTGATGCTATTAATTTTAATGGATTATGGGAGCTTTTGATTTATTTGTTTCCTGCTTACTTCATCGGCTCTATCTATTTATTCATTCAATCTGTAAAAAAGTTTAATCAACAAAAAAACGAGTAA
- the argC gene encoding N-acetyl-gamma-glutamyl-phosphate reductase, translated as MINVGIIGGSGYTAGELIRILMFHPNAKLDFVYSTTNAGKPLSVAHQDVLGDIEMNFTDTINPNVNVLFLCLGHGKSKAFLSENTFASHTKIIDLGNDFRLEKDEVFEGKKFIYGLPELNKKAIKNGQFIANPGCFATAIQLALLPLAKAKLLNSDVHINATTGSTGAGVSLSETSHFSWRNNNMSHYKAFEHQHLGEIGESLHQLQEDFNNELLFIPNRGDFPRGIFATLYTHCEESLEDIVAKYKAFYKNEPFVTVTTTNINLKQVVQTNKCIISLMKKGNRILITSVIDNLVKGASGQAIQNMNLLFGLDESTGLHLKPSGF; from the coding sequence ATGATTAATGTTGGAATTATTGGCGGTTCGGGTTATACGGCTGGCGAACTCATCAGAATCTTGATGTTTCATCCCAACGCCAAACTCGACTTTGTGTACAGCACCACCAATGCGGGGAAACCCCTTTCGGTAGCGCATCAAGATGTGTTGGGCGATATCGAAATGAATTTTACAGATACCATCAACCCAAATGTAAATGTTCTATTTCTGTGTCTAGGTCACGGCAAATCCAAAGCCTTTTTATCCGAAAATACATTTGCCAGCCATACCAAAATCATTGATTTAGGCAATGATTTCAGGTTAGAAAAAGACGAAGTGTTTGAGGGTAAAAAATTCATATACGGCTTACCAGAACTGAACAAAAAAGCCATTAAAAACGGGCAATTCATTGCCAATCCCGGTTGTTTTGCTACCGCGATTCAGTTGGCATTATTGCCTTTAGCGAAAGCCAAATTGCTCAATAGCGATGTGCACATCAATGCCACAACGGGAAGTACAGGAGCTGGAGTGAGTCTTTCAGAAACTTCACACTTTAGTTGGAGAAACAACAATATGTCGCATTACAAAGCTTTTGAACACCAACATTTGGGAGAAATAGGCGAGAGTTTACATCAATTGCAGGAAGATTTCAACAACGAATTGCTTTTTATTCCCAACAGAGGGGATTTCCCAAGAGGAATTTTTGCCACCTTGTACACGCATTGTGAGGAAAGCTTAGAAGATATCGTGGCCAAATATAAAGCCTTTTACAAAAATGAACCATTTGTAACCGTTACAACTACCAACATCAATTTAAAACAAGTCGTTCAAACCAATAAATGCATCATTAGTTTGATGAAAAAAGGCAACCGCATTTTGATTACTTCGGTTATTGATAACTTAGTCAAAGGCGCCTCAGGTCAAGCCATTCAAAATATGAACTTGCTCTTTGGACTCGACGAAAGTACCGGTTTGCATTTGAAACCAAGTGGATTTTAA
- a CDS encoding aspartate aminotransferase family protein, translated as MNLFDVYPLYNITPVKAVDCTITDENGVEYLDLYSGHGVISIGHTQPHYVAKVKEQLDNIGFYSNAIQNPLQVELAQKLGELSGYDDYALFLCSSGAEANENALKLASFHNGKSRVIAFDNSFHGRTSAAVAVTDNKKIVAPINAQQVVTFLPLNQIDLVETELQKGDVCTVIIEGIQGVGGLDEGTTEFFQALEKLCKQYEAVLILDEVQSGYGRSGKFFAHQYHDIKADIICLAKGMGNGFPIGGILIAPHFKASYGLLGTTFGGSHLACAAGIAVLDVIKSEKLMDNVNAVSEYFMKAIQQVPEIIKVKGKGLMLGVEFDFDVSALRKKMIVEKHIFTGSANNKNLLRILPPLTITTAAIDTFIVALKESLAELK; from the coding sequence ATGAACCTATTCGACGTTTACCCATTATACAACATCACACCTGTAAAAGCAGTAGACTGCACCATTACAGATGAAAACGGTGTGGAATATTTAGATTTATACAGCGGCCACGGAGTCATCTCCATTGGGCACACCCAACCGCATTATGTGGCGAAAGTAAAAGAACAATTGGACAATATTGGATTCTATTCTAATGCCATCCAAAATCCATTACAAGTAGAATTAGCCCAAAAACTAGGTGAATTATCAGGCTATGATGATTACGCTTTGTTTTTGTGCAGCTCAGGAGCCGAAGCCAATGAAAACGCACTAAAATTAGCCTCTTTCCACAACGGAAAATCGAGAGTTATTGCGTTCGATAACTCTTTTCACGGAAGAACATCGGCAGCTGTGGCGGTAACCGATAACAAAAAAATTGTAGCGCCCATTAATGCCCAACAAGTGGTTACTTTTTTACCACTAAACCAAATTGATTTGGTAGAAACCGAATTACAAAAAGGCGATGTGTGCACCGTGATTATTGAAGGCATTCAAGGTGTGGGCGGATTAGATGAAGGAACGACAGAATTCTTTCAAGCCTTAGAAAAACTGTGCAAACAATACGAAGCGGTTTTGATTTTAGACGAAGTCCAATCCGGTTATGGCAGAAGCGGGAAGTTTTTTGCTCATCAATACCATGACATCAAAGCGGATATCATCTGCTTGGCCAAAGGAATGGGCAACGGTTTCCCAATTGGTGGGATTTTGATTGCACCACATTTCAAAGCGAGTTATGGCTTATTAGGTACTACTTTTGGCGGAAGTCATTTGGCTTGTGCCGCTGGAATCGCCGTTTTGGATGTAATTAAGAGTGAGAAGTTAATGGATAATGTAAACGCCGTTAGCGAGTACTTTATGAAAGCCATCCAACAAGTGCCTGAAATTATCAAAGTGAAAGGAAAAGGATTGATGCTGGGCGTAGAATTTGATTTTGATGTGAGTGCTTTACGCAAGAAAATGATTGTGGAAAAACATATTTTCACAGGAAGTGCTAATAATAAAAACCTGTTGAGAATTTTACCGCCCTTGACCATTACCACAGCAGCAATTGATACCTTTATCGTTGCTTTGAAAGAGTCGTTGGCTGAATTGAAATAA
- a CDS encoding N-acetylornithine carbamoyltransferase produces the protein MNYTSIKEIDSLKKWVKQALKIKKDPLKNQRLGKDKTLVMLFFNPSLRTRLSTQKAAINLGMNVMVMNFGAEGWTLEFEDGTIMNQGASEHIKEAAEVVSQYCDIIAIRAFAGLTDKEKDNAETVLSGFVKYATVPIVNMESATGHPLQSLADAITMAEFKTKHKPKVVLTWAPHPKALPQAVANSFVEMMQLQRDMDFVITHPEGYELNPEITKDSVIEYNQDKAFENADFIYAKNWSNYNEYGKVTNTDENWTVTAEKMKLTNNAKFMHCLPVRRNVIVADEVIDSENSIVIQQAHNRTYSAQLVLQKILKRLPNKTKSLEY, from the coding sequence ATGAATTACACCTCAATAAAAGAAATCGATTCACTAAAGAAATGGGTAAAACAAGCCCTTAAAATAAAGAAAGACCCATTAAAAAATCAAAGATTGGGTAAAGACAAAACATTGGTTATGCTCTTTTTCAATCCAAGTTTGAGAACGCGTTTGAGTACTCAAAAAGCGGCCATCAATCTAGGAATGAATGTTATGGTGATGAACTTTGGAGCTGAAGGATGGACTTTGGAGTTCGAAGACGGCACAATTATGAATCAAGGCGCCTCCGAACACATTAAAGAAGCCGCCGAAGTCGTTTCGCAATATTGTGACATTATTGCTATCAGAGCTTTTGCGGGACTAACGGATAAAGAAAAAGATAATGCAGAAACCGTTTTGAGTGGTTTTGTAAAATACGCCACTGTGCCTATTGTTAATATGGAAAGTGCTACGGGTCACCCGCTACAATCCTTGGCCGATGCCATTACAATGGCCGAGTTCAAAACCAAACACAAACCTAAAGTAGTACTGACTTGGGCGCCACATCCTAAAGCATTACCTCAAGCTGTGGCCAATTCGTTTGTAGAAATGATGCAACTGCAAAGAGATATGGATTTTGTAATTACGCATCCAGAAGGTTATGAATTGAATCCTGAAATCACCAAGGATTCGGTAATTGAATACAATCAGGACAAAGCTTTTGAAAATGCTGATTTTATTTATGCCAAAAACTGGAGCAATTACAACGAATACGGGAAAGTGACGAATACAGACGAAAATTGGACCGTTACGGCTGAGAAAATGAAATTGACGAACAATGCCAAATTTATGCATTGCCTTCCAGTGCGTCGCAATGTGATTGTAGCCGATGAAGTAATTGATAGCGAAAACTCTATTGTGATTCAGCAAGCCCATAACAGAACCTATTCAGCACAATTGGTTTTACAAAAAATACTGAAAAGATTACCTAATAAAACCAAAAGTTTAGAGTATTAA
- the sucD gene encoding succinate--CoA ligase subunit alpha: protein MSVLVNKDSKIIVQGFTGSEGTFHASQMIEYGTNVVGGVTPGKGGSTHLDLPVFNTVKDAVEQAGADTTIIFVPPAFAADAIMEAADAGIKVIIAITEGIPVADMIKANAYVKERNARLIGPNCPGVITPGEAKVGIMPGFVFKKGTVGIVSKSGTLTYEAADQVVKQGLGITTAIGIGGDPIIGTTTKEAVELLMNDPETELIIMIGEIGGQLEADAAKWIKADGNRKPVVGFIAGETAPAGRTMGHAGAIVGGSDDTAAAKKQIMRDNGIHVVDSPAEIGKKVKEVLG, encoded by the coding sequence ATGAGTGTTTTAGTTAATAAAGATTCTAAAATTATTGTTCAAGGATTCACAGGTAGCGAAGGAACTTTCCACGCTTCTCAAATGATAGAATACGGAACAAATGTTGTTGGTGGTGTAACTCCAGGAAAAGGTGGGTCTACACACTTAGATTTGCCAGTTTTTAATACAGTAAAAGATGCTGTAGAACAAGCAGGTGCTGATACTACAATTATTTTTGTTCCACCCGCTTTTGCTGCTGATGCTATTATGGAAGCTGCAGATGCTGGTATTAAAGTTATCATTGCAATTACAGAAGGAATTCCTGTAGCAGATATGATCAAAGCTAATGCTTATGTAAAAGAAAGAAATGCTAGATTAATCGGACCAAACTGTCCAGGTGTTATTACTCCGGGAGAAGCTAAAGTTGGGATTATGCCAGGTTTTGTTTTCAAAAAAGGTACAGTTGGGATTGTTTCTAAATCTGGTACTTTAACTTATGAAGCAGCTGACCAAGTTGTGAAACAAGGATTAGGAATCACTACAGCTATTGGAATTGGTGGAGATCCAATCATTGGAACTACTACAAAAGAAGCAGTTGAGTTATTAATGAATGATCCAGAGACTGAACTTATCATTATGATTGGTGAAATTGGTGGCCAATTAGAGGCTGATGCTGCTAAATGGATTAAAGCAGACGGTAACCGTAAACCAGTTGTAGGTTTTATTGCTGGAGAAACTGCACCAGCTGGAAGAACAATGGGGCATGCTGGAGCAATTGTTGGAGGATCTGATGATACTGCTGCTGCCAAAAAACAAATTATGAGAGATAACGGTATTCACGTTGTTGATTCACCAGCCGAAATTGGTAAAAAAGTAAAAGAAGTTTTAGGATAA
- a CDS encoding M20 family metallo-hydrolase has product MKTITTLTQEAIALLKALIATPSFSSEEAQTALLIEQWFQQNNIPFERENNNIWAYNQRFDAAKPTLLLNSHHDTVKPNQGYTNDPFEPIEKDGKLFGLGSNDAGGCLVALLATFVHFYAQENLPYNLVMVASAEEESSGKNGLNSVLKHLPEIDCAIVGEPTLMQLAIAEKGLLVLDVVVKGTASHAAHHNPDNPIYNAMPIISWFNSYQFEKISEVLGPVKMTVTQINAGKQHNVVPAECHLVVDIRVNDCYSNAEILDTVRQLVKAEITPRSMHLNASSIPLSHGLVQAGIALGRTTYGSPTLSDQSVLSCQSLKLGPGETLRSHSADEFIYINEIEEGIELYIKILTDFFRS; this is encoded by the coding sequence TTGAAAACCATAACAACCCTTACACAAGAAGCCATCGCCTTACTAAAAGCATTGATTGCTACTCCTTCCTTTTCTAGTGAAGAAGCACAAACTGCGCTTTTAATAGAACAATGGTTCCAGCAAAATAACATTCCCTTTGAGCGGGAAAACAATAATATTTGGGCGTACAACCAACGCTTTGATGCGGCTAAACCTACCCTTTTACTAAACTCCCATCACGATACTGTAAAACCCAACCAAGGCTATACGAACGACCCTTTTGAACCTATTGAAAAAGACGGGAAATTATTTGGTCTAGGCAGTAACGATGCTGGAGGTTGTTTAGTGGCTTTATTGGCCACTTTTGTTCATTTTTATGCTCAAGAAAATTTGCCTTACAATTTGGTTATGGTGGCTTCTGCAGAAGAAGAAAGCAGTGGCAAAAACGGATTGAATAGCGTACTAAAACATTTACCAGAAATTGATTGCGCCATTGTGGGCGAACCTACCTTAATGCAATTGGCGATTGCTGAAAAAGGACTTTTGGTTTTGGATGTAGTCGTAAAAGGAACCGCAAGTCACGCGGCACACCATAATCCTGACAATCCTATTTACAATGCAATGCCTATCATCAGTTGGTTTAACAGTTACCAATTCGAAAAAATATCAGAAGTTTTAGGGCCTGTAAAAATGACGGTAACCCAAATCAACGCAGGAAAACAACACAATGTAGTACCCGCTGAATGCCATTTGGTAGTCGATATTCGAGTAAATGATTGTTATAGCAATGCAGAAATATTAGACACGGTTCGTCAACTAGTGAAAGCTGAGATTACACCGCGTTCTATGCATCTCAATGCTTCTTCTATTCCTCTTTCACACGGATTAGTACAAGCAGGAATCGCGTTAGGCCGCACCACCTACGGCTCTCCTACGCTTTCGGACCAATCGGTGTTGAGTTGCCAGTCGCTAAAACTTGGCCCAGGAGAAACCCTGCGGTCACACTCGGCTGACGAATTTATTTACATCAATGAAATCGAAGAAGGAATTGAATTGTACATTAAAATATTAACAGATTTTTTTAGGAGCTAA